The Pochonia chlamydosporia 170 chromosome 1, whole genome shotgun sequence genome window below encodes:
- a CDS encoding adenosine deaminase (similar to Colletotrichum fioriniae PJ7 XP_007600482.1), whose protein sequence is MCQSKLHNLLTAIPKVEQHLHIEGTLEPALLFSLASKNNIPLPPDPVYTSSETLVARYQRFTSLDDFLHYYYLGMSVLITAQDFETLAWEYFTKAASQKVRHAEVFFDPQAHTCRGVSYDTVMEGLLAAKQRAQKEFNMTVEYIVCILRHLPISDSHALVDTVLSKGHFTDGTLIGFGMVSSEKNFPPHLFRDIYTRVAATGTHLTTHAGEEAGPGFVTEALSQLNVERIDHGLASAQDPDLLNHLATSKTLLTFCPWSNVVLCNLPKLEDAPVKKFLEAGVRFSLNSDDPAYFGAYIQDVYCRVQETFHLTVQDWDWIVRGAVAGSWCSSERKDEITRELDSVLAAFAAET, encoded by the coding sequence ATGTGTCAATCTAAACTCCACAATCTCCTCACCGCCATCCCCAAGGTCGAGCAGCACTTACACATTGAGGGAACTCTTGAGCCGGCCCTGCTCTTTTCCCTAGCTTCCAAGAACAATATCCCATTACCTCCGGATCCCGTGTATACATCGTCTGAGACGCTGGTAGCGCGATACCAGCGCTTCACCAGCCTCGATGACTTCCTCCACTACTATTACCTGGGGATGAGCGTCCTCATCACCGCGCAAGACTTTGAGACCCTGGCCTGGGAGTACTTCACCAAAGCTGCGAGTCAAAAAGTCCGCCATGCAGAAGTATTCTTCGATCCGCAGGCACACACCTGCCGGGGTGTATCCTACGATACCGTCATGGAGGGCCTCCTGGCAGCCAAGCAACGAGCTCAAAAGGAGTTCAACATGACGGTCGAGTACATTGTCTGCATACTTCGCCACCTACCCATCTCCGACTCCCACGCCCTCGTCGACACGGTCCTCTCAAAAGGCCACTTCACTGACGGAACCCTCATCGGCTTCGGCATGGTATCCAGCGAGAAGAACTTCCCTCCACACCTCTTCCGCGATATCTACACCCGCGTTGCCGCCACAGGCACGCACCTCACTACACATGCCGGTGAGGAAGCCGGTCCCGGATTCGTCACCGAAGCCCTCTCCCAGCTCAACGTCGAGAGAATCGATCACGGCCTCGCATCAGCTCAGGATCCAGACCTGCTCAACCACCTGGCCACGTCCAAAACCTTACTCACCTTTTGTCCCTGGTCCAACGTCGTCTTGTGCAACCTCCCGAAACTCGAGGACGCACCCGTCAAGAAATTTCTCGAGGCTGGCGTGCGTTTTAGTTTGAACAGCGACGACCCCGCCTACTTTGGAGCGTACATACAAGACGTGTACTGCAGAGTACAAGAGACGTTTCACCTTACCGTCCAGGACTGGGATTGGATTGTCAGGGGTGCCGTGGCGGGAAGCTGGTGCAGCAGTGAGCGAAAGGACGAAATCACAAGGGAGTTGGATTCCGTCTTGGCAGCTTTTGCGGCTGAGACCTGA